One Bacteroidales bacterium genomic window carries:
- a CDS encoding SprT-like domain-containing protein, with protein sequence MKKDLQDGLRPYLPDRSLEIVMEWVSGRRIFMRIARGRRTKLGDYRPPVKDDIHRISVNGDLNPYEFLITLTHEIAHMLIWEKYSRRPRPHGIAWKKQYAYMLGLLIEKNIFPLEIQSVISKQVDNPKANSKINTELVRALHSHNPFQSCVFLEDLPSGAFFSLNNGRRFQKQEKLRKWYRCTSQDNHKAYRISPVTKVIPVEF encoded by the coding sequence ATGAAGAAAGACCTTCAGGATGGACTTAGGCCATATCTGCCGGATCGCAGCCTGGAAATTGTGATGGAATGGGTCAGCGGGCGCCGGATATTTATGCGGATTGCCCGGGGCCGCAGGACCAAATTAGGCGATTACCGTCCCCCGGTCAAAGATGATATCCACCGCATCTCGGTCAACGGCGACCTCAACCCCTATGAATTCCTGATCACACTGACCCACGAAATAGCCCACATGCTGATCTGGGAGAAGTATTCCAGAAGGCCAAGGCCCCACGGGATAGCATGGAAAAAGCAATATGCTTATATGCTGGGCTTATTAATAGAAAAAAATATTTTTCCGCTGGAAATCCAGTCGGTGATCAGTAAACAGGTTGACAATCCCAAAGCCAACAGCAAGATTAATACTGAACTGGTGAGGGCGCTTCATTCGCATAACCCTTTTCAGAGCTGTGTTTTCCTTGAAGATTTACCGTCCGGCGCTTTTTTCAGCCTCAACAACGGACGCAGGTTCCAAAAGCAGGAAAAACTCCGGAAATGGTACCGTTGCACCAGCCAGGATAACCATAAAGCGTATCGCATCAGTCCGGTGACTAAAGTAATTCCCGTGGAATTTTAA
- a CDS encoding CYTH domain-containing protein has product MSQEIERKFLVKDSRYRQLGNYLHIHQGFLSTEKDRVVRVRVHGKKAFLTIKGITKGIARAEYEYKIPMADAKYMLENLCIQPTIEKYRYNVNIEGFTWEIDEFTGENEGLIIAEIELKSDDQAFPKPEWIGEEVTGDVRYYNANLVKKPFRSWK; this is encoded by the coding sequence ATGTCGCAGGAAATCGAAAGGAAGTTTCTCGTCAAAGACAGCCGCTACCGGCAGCTTGGAAATTATCTTCACATACACCAGGGATTTTTGAGCACGGAAAAGGATCGCGTAGTCCGGGTGCGGGTGCATGGAAAGAAAGCTTTTCTCACCATAAAAGGCATTACGAAGGGCATTGCGCGTGCCGAGTATGAGTACAAGATTCCGATGGCCGATGCAAAATATATGCTTGAAAACCTTTGCATTCAACCAACCATTGAGAAGTACCGCTATAATGTGAATATCGAAGGATTTACCTGGGAGATTGATGAATTTACCGGGGAGAATGAAGGCTTGATTATTGCCGAGATCGAACTCAAAAGTGATGACCAGGCATTCCCGAAGCCGGAATGGATAGGAGAGGAAGTCACCGGCGATGTGCGGTATTATAATGCGAATTTAGTGAAGAAGCCGTTTAGGAGCTGGAAGTAG
- a CDS encoding S46 family peptidase → MKRFILLSVLSFILAFNLTLRADEGMWIPMLVERLNYADMQKLGLKLTPEEIYSVNQSCLKDAIVIFGRGCTAEIISDQGLLITNHHCGYGQIQAHSAIEHDYLSDGFWAMSHEEELPNPGLTVQFLIRIEDVSEAINSQLTAEMTEEQRGAKITEVVDPLVKKATDGTIYNASVRSFFGGNEFYLFVYETYKDVRLVGAPPSSIGKFGGDTDNWMWPRHTGDFSMFRVYAGPDGNPAEYSKDNIPMKPKYHLPISLDGYKEGDFAMILGYPGGTDRYLSSFGVELAINTSNPSVVKIRQEKLDIMNAEMAVSDEVRIKYATKYARISNYWKYYIGQTKGLKRLDVFDKKVAIENEFRAWTDGSTDRKAKYGQALTDIENAYKTISQYALANVYYREAALRGPEILALASTFKSLADELAKKSPDKEKIDKIITGLKGQAITYFKDYYLPIDQQTFAAMMKMFYEDVPAARQPEFLANMVKKYKGDFEGYAAGVFEKSIFISLEKANAFLDDPNLKTLQKDPAYKAYLAFSGKYLEIQKATTEANTILAKGNRLFIAGLREMNPGHNYAPDANSTMRLTYGTVQGYKPGDGVYYDYYTTLEGVMEKDDPDNSDFIVPDKLRALYEAKDYGRYGENGVMKTCFLTNHDITGGNSGSPVIDRNGELLGLAFDGNWEAMSGDIAFEPNYQRTISVDIRYVLFIIDKYAGAKNLINEMSLIKKIKVLRKDVKSIGVTIPVMEKTK, encoded by the coding sequence ATGAAAAGGTTCATTTTACTATCAGTTCTTTCATTCATCCTTGCTTTCAACCTTACCCTGAGGGCAGATGAGGGGATGTGGATCCCCATGCTGGTCGAACGGCTGAATTACGCGGATATGCAAAAGCTCGGCCTGAAGCTGACACCTGAAGAAATTTACAGTGTCAACCAATCCTGTCTCAAGGACGCTATCGTCATTTTTGGCCGCGGTTGCACCGCGGAGATTATTTCCGACCAGGGCCTGCTGATTACCAATCATCATTGCGGCTATGGCCAGATCCAGGCGCACAGCGCCATCGAACACGATTACCTGAGCGATGGCTTCTGGGCCATGAGCCATGAAGAAGAACTGCCTAATCCAGGACTTACTGTCCAGTTCCTCATCCGGATCGAAGATGTGTCGGAAGCCATCAATAGCCAACTGACTGCTGAAATGACCGAAGAACAGAGGGGCGCCAAAATTACCGAGGTCGTTGATCCGTTGGTTAAAAAGGCTACTGACGGAACCATCTACAATGCCAGTGTCAGGAGTTTCTTTGGCGGTAATGAGTTCTATCTTTTTGTTTATGAGACTTACAAAGATGTCAGGCTGGTGGGAGCGCCGCCTTCATCCATAGGCAAATTCGGCGGAGATACCGATAACTGGATGTGGCCGCGCCATACCGGGGATTTTTCCATGTTCCGCGTATATGCCGGACCTGATGGCAATCCGGCGGAATATTCCAAAGATAACATCCCCATGAAACCCAAATATCACCTGCCCATATCGCTGGACGGCTACAAGGAAGGCGATTTTGCCATGATCCTCGGGTATCCCGGCGGCACCGACCGCTATCTTTCTTCCTTTGGGGTCGAGCTGGCCATCAATACTTCTAATCCCTCAGTTGTGAAAATCAGGCAGGAAAAGCTGGATATCATGAATGCGGAAATGGCAGTGAGCGATGAGGTAAGAATCAAATATGCTACTAAGTATGCACGGATCTCCAATTATTGGAAATATTATATCGGCCAGACCAAAGGCCTGAAACGGCTGGATGTTTTTGATAAGAAAGTGGCTATTGAAAATGAATTCCGGGCCTGGACTGATGGTAGCACAGATCGCAAAGCGAAATACGGGCAGGCGCTGACCGATATAGAAAACGCTTACAAGACTATTTCCCAATATGCTTTGGCCAACGTTTATTACCGGGAAGCAGCCCTTCGCGGGCCCGAGATCCTTGCCCTTGCCTCCACGTTTAAAAGCCTGGCCGATGAGTTAGCTAAAAAATCTCCTGATAAGGAAAAGATCGATAAGATTATTACCGGCCTGAAGGGACAGGCAATAACTTATTTCAAAGACTATTACCTGCCAATCGATCAGCAGACTTTCGCGGCCATGATGAAGATGTTTTATGAAGATGTCCCTGCGGCCCGGCAGCCGGAATTTTTGGCAAATATGGTAAAGAAATATAAAGGGGATTTTGAAGGGTACGCTGCCGGTGTTTTTGAAAAATCAATTTTCATTTCTCTGGAAAAGGCCAATGCTTTCCTGGATGATCCAAATTTGAAGACCTTGCAGAAAGACCCGGCATATAAGGCCTACCTGGCGTTTAGCGGAAAATACCTCGAAATTCAGAAAGCGACAACGGAAGCCAATACGATACTGGCCAAAGGAAACCGATTGTTCATCGCGGGTTTGCGTGAAATGAACCCCGGCCATAATTATGCCCCCGATGCCAATTCCACCATGAGGCTTACCTATGGCACAGTCCAGGGATACAAACCCGGCGATGGTGTTTACTATGATTATTATACAACCCTGGAAGGCGTGATGGAAAAAGATGATCCGGATAATAGTGATTTCATCGTACCTGATAAACTCAGAGCCCTGTATGAAGCAAAAGATTATGGGAGATATGGTGAAAACGGCGTGATGAAAACCTGCTTCCTGACTAACCACGACATCACCGGCGGCAATTCGGGCAGCCCCGTGATCGATCGCAATGGAGAACTTCTTGGCCTTGCATTCGACGGGAACTGGGAAGCCATGAGCGGCGACATCGCTTTCGAGCCCAACTACCAGCGCACGATAAGCGTCGACATCCGTTATGTATTGTTTATCATCGACAAATATGCCGGAGCCAAAAATCTTATCAATGAAATGTCACTCATAAAGAAAATAAAGGTTTTAAGAAAAGACGTTAAATCGATTGGGGTGACAATACCAGTAATGGAAAAAACGAAATAA
- a CDS encoding mannose-1-phosphate guanylyltransferase has translation MTNNYCIIMAGGVGARFWPMSRTAHPKQFIDILGTGTTLIQQTYHRFMGICPPENMFVVTYELYKDQILEQLPDLNEDQVLLEPSRRNTAPCIAYAACKILKKNPDANLIVAPSDHLILKEDIFKDKIRTALKAAKENDWLITLGIKPSRPDTGYGYIQFNRIASDTRYAGLHKVKTFTEKPSHELAVTFIESREFLWNSGIFIWSLKSILKAFHEHLPEIDNLFKKGKDKYYTEQETRFIRDTYTVCKSISIDYGIMEKAGNVFVIESDFGWSDLGTWGSLHEIHSKDKNHNAITGKNVLTYDSQNCIIHMPSDKLVVLQGLDDYIVVEDDNILLVCRKKDEQQLRQIVSDVKMQKGEKYV, from the coding sequence ATGACAAACAATTACTGCATCATCATGGCCGGGGGTGTCGGTGCCCGTTTCTGGCCTATGAGCCGGACGGCGCACCCCAAGCAGTTTATCGATATTCTTGGTACCGGAACCACCCTGATCCAGCAGACCTACCATCGGTTCATGGGGATTTGTCCCCCGGAAAATATGTTCGTCGTCACGTATGAACTTTACAAGGACCAGATACTGGAACAATTACCCGACCTGAACGAAGACCAGGTTTTGCTGGAACCCAGCCGGAGGAATACCGCCCCATGTATTGCCTATGCAGCCTGTAAGATCCTGAAGAAAAACCCTGATGCCAACCTGATCGTTGCGCCATCGGATCATTTGATCCTTAAGGAAGATATTTTCAAGGATAAGATCAGGACGGCCCTGAAAGCTGCCAAAGAGAACGATTGGCTCATCACGCTTGGCATCAAGCCATCCAGGCCGGATACCGGTTACGGGTATATCCAGTTCAACCGGATAGCATCCGATACAAGATATGCCGGCTTGCACAAAGTGAAGACCTTCACCGAAAAACCCAGCCATGAACTGGCGGTCACTTTCATTGAAAGCCGTGAATTTCTTTGGAATTCAGGTATCTTTATCTGGTCGCTGAAAAGCATCCTGAAAGCATTCCACGAGCATCTTCCCGAAATAGATAATCTTTTTAAAAAAGGAAAAGACAAATACTACACGGAACAGGAGACAAGATTTATCAGGGATACTTACACGGTTTGCAAAAGTATTTCCATCGACTACGGCATAATGGAAAAAGCCGGAAATGTCTTTGTCATCGAATCGGATTTCGGCTGGTCGGACCTGGGAACCTGGGGCTCTCTTCACGAGATCCACAGCAAAGATAAAAACCATAATGCCATCACTGGCAAAAATGTACTTACATATGATTCGCAGAACTGCATCATACACATGCCTTCCGACAAGCTGGTTGTCCTGCAGGGACTTGACGATTATATCGTCGTGGAAGATGATAATATCCTGCTGGTCTGCCGCAAAAAGGATGAACAACAACTTCGCCAGATCGTAAGCGATGTGAAGATGCAGAAGGGGGAGAAGTATGTATAG
- a CDS encoding DUF47 family protein, protein MQSIFKSSSAVIGQIEEFLTIVDESSLVFVEGIRNYLKGNREEFVNAMQKADEMEGKADALRRSVEDALYRHSLMPEFRGDILHLLEKLDDLIDIAKENLLQFDVESPDIPPEVHEDFIDLAKTSIKAVEAIVLSVRTFFRDPRSVKDLLPKVYFYEEEADRASNALKRRIYKEIPDLDLSRKNHIRYFIHQAENLSDVSEAIADIVAILAIKRTN, encoded by the coding sequence ATGCAATCTATCTTCAAATCCTCCTCAGCGGTCATCGGTCAGATCGAAGAATTCCTCACCATCGTGGATGAAAGCAGCCTCGTCTTTGTGGAAGGTATCAGGAATTATTTGAAAGGGAACCGGGAGGAGTTTGTAAACGCGATGCAGAAGGCTGATGAAATGGAAGGCAAAGCCGATGCATTGCGCCGTTCTGTCGAGGATGCCCTCTACCGCCATTCCCTGATGCCTGAATTCCGTGGAGATATTCTGCACCTGCTCGAGAAACTGGATGACCTGATAGATATTGCAAAGGAAAACCTTCTCCAGTTTGATGTTGAGAGCCCTGATATTCCACCCGAAGTACATGAAGATTTCATCGATCTTGCCAAAACATCCATTAAAGCCGTAGAAGCCATTGTGCTTTCGGTACGGACCTTTTTCCGTGATCCCAGGTCGGTGAAGGACCTGCTGCCCAAGGTCTATTTTTACGAAGAAGAGGCCGACCGGGCGTCCAACGCGCTGAAGCGCAGGATTTACAAGGAAATTCCCGACCTTGACCTGAGCCGGAAGAATCATATCCGGTATTTTATCCATCAGGCCGAAAACCTGTCGGATGTATCCGAAGCCATAGCTGACATTGTAGCCATCCTGGCCATCAAGCGCACCAACTGA
- a CDS encoding four helix bundle protein: MGKFEDLFVFQLSYELAKKIFTCSKTFPKDETYGLTNQIRRSSRSVCANIVEAYRKRIYPKHFITKLSDADGECSETLIWLKMARDFEYLDDITFRELFHEYERVGRILGSMMKYPEKFDPKN, from the coding sequence ATGGGCAAATTCGAAGATTTATTCGTATTCCAGTTAAGTTATGAGTTGGCAAAGAAAATATTTACCTGTTCCAAAACATTTCCAAAAGACGAAACGTATGGTTTAACAAACCAGATCAGGCGATCTTCAAGGTCTGTTTGTGCTAATATTGTTGAAGCTTATAGGAAGAGGATTTATCCTAAACATTTCATAACCAAGTTATCAGATGCGGATGGAGAATGCTCTGAAACTCTGATTTGGCTTAAAATGGCTAGGGATTTTGAATATTTGGATGATATCACTTTCCGGGAATTATTTCATGAATACGAAAGAGTGGGCAGAATCCTGGGTTCAATGATGAAATACCCGGAAAAATTCGATCCGAAAAATTAA
- a CDS encoding inorganic phosphate transporter, with protein sequence MIFLFLTSGLFLGWSLGANDASHVFGAAVGTRMVRFLTAAIIASVFVILGAVIQGEGASKTLGELGKVDAIAGAFAVTLAAAVTVFLMTRYAIPVSSSQAVVGAILGWNLFTGNPTDMSTLAAITSTWVLSPVLGAVFAIILYLLVKFITTRIRIHLLYLDALIRIGLIIVGAFGAYSLGANNIANVMGVYVSAIPLKSISIFGLFTLNGAQQLFFLGGVAIAIGILTYSRRTMQTVGNHLMKLTAEAAIVVVLAQSLVLFVFSSVSLQQFLVSLGLPAIPMVPVSSAHAVIGAIIGIGLLKGGRGIRYRIMGHVAAGWVATPVIAGLIAFFLLYVMKHVFQLPV encoded by the coding sequence ATGATCTTCCTGTTCCTGACATCGGGGCTTTTCCTGGGCTGGTCGCTTGGAGCCAACGATGCATCCCATGTCTTTGGCGCCGCCGTGGGCACCCGGATGGTCCGGTTTCTGACTGCCGCCATCATCGCCTCTGTTTTTGTGATCCTCGGGGCAGTGATCCAGGGTGAAGGAGCCAGCAAAACCCTCGGCGAGCTGGGGAAAGTGGATGCTATCGCAGGAGCTTTCGCTGTTACTCTGGCTGCAGCAGTGACGGTTTTCCTGATGACCAGGTATGCTATTCCCGTTTCCTCCTCGCAGGCTGTCGTCGGTGCTATCTTAGGCTGGAACCTTTTCACCGGGAATCCTACGGATATGAGCACACTGGCGGCCATTACCAGCACCTGGGTGCTCAGTCCGGTGCTGGGAGCAGTTTTTGCCATCATCCTCTATCTCCTGGTCAAATTCATCACCACACGGATCAGGATCCACCTGCTTTACCTGGACGCATTGATCCGCATTGGGTTGATCATCGTCGGAGCATTTGGCGCTTACAGCTTAGGGGCGAATAATATTGCCAACGTGATGGGGGTATATGTTTCTGCCATTCCATTGAAAAGCATCAGTATTTTTGGCCTTTTCACCCTGAATGGGGCACAACAGCTTTTTTTCCTCGGAGGAGTGGCCATAGCGATAGGTATCCTCACTTATTCGCGCAGGACCATGCAGACCGTTGGCAATCATCTTATGAAGTTGACGGCAGAAGCAGCGATCGTTGTGGTCCTGGCCCAGTCGTTGGTGCTGTTCGTATTCTCTTCAGTTAGTCTGCAGCAGTTTTTAGTGAGTTTGGGTCTTCCGGCCATCCCGATGGTGCCCGTATCCAGTGCCCATGCCGTCATCGGGGCCATAATCGGTATTGGGTTGCTGAAAGGTGGCAGGGGCATCCGTTACCGCATCATGGGGCACGTAGCCGCCGGTTGGGTGGCAACACCCGTCATCGCCGGCTTGATCGCGTTCTTCCTGCTCTATGTGATGAAGCATGTGTTTCAGTTGCCAGTTTAA